CATTCAAACTGAACCACATGGATTTGCCATTTTCTAAATCAGCGCCATACATATTTTGCCAAGCGAACATGGCTTTAAGCCTATCTCCGATAATGCCTTGTACTTTACCAAAAAAACCATAACTAGATTTTCTATTCTGTAAAGCTTCTTCTTTGGTGATAATTATTGGTAATCCATTTAGTGTATCTTGCACAGCTCGTTCTTCTTCATAATGATAATCAAAGTAGGCTGGCATAAATCTATCGCCATTGGTCCTGTATTCTAAGTTTACTTTTATCACATTAAAATCTGCATAAACGCCTGGAAGAATGCTACCGGTACCATTATCTATCATATGGGCGACTTCTGTATATATGCCATATTCAGCTTTGTCGCTACGTTTTAGAGGTTGAGTGTAATCAAATGAAAGAATTGTTGCAGCATCTCTTCTATCTGGATTAAGATACTCTAGGCTATCTGGCAACGTATAATTTAGATTAGCATACTGGTTTAGATCTGTATATACAGAAAATCCCACCTTGGACATGTCCAAAATCTTTACCGTAGAATCTGGTAAAGGCTTAAAATGTGCTCTAAAGCTTAAAATATTATTCTTGGTAATGTCCGAGCTGAAAAGCTCTAATTCGGGTTCAAACAAGGTGGGAATTTTTCCACCGATTAATATGCCATTGTATCTAAGATCTGGATAGAAATACATATTAGAATAGTTCAGCATTACTAAGCCATTTCCCACCGAATATTTGGGGAACCCACCTATATGAAAGTATAAAGGATCCCCTAATTCTGCATATCTGAAATAATAGAATTTTCCAATTATGTCGCCTAAATGATCCCAATCACTTTTCTTGATATGATAGTTCTTATCCAATAGGATGTCCAAATCTAAACCCAAGCCGAACTTTTTATATTTGAACTCTTGTATAAAGCGAAATTGAGTATAGCGTACAGAATCTATATCTACTTTTCCAAACATTGTTGAGGCGCTATAGCGAGTACTAGAGCTAACAGAAAAAGGCATATCCTGAGCAAATACCAAGATGGGCAAAATAGCTAAAAACAAAACAAGATATCGTTTAGACATGTTTTCATCCTTTACAAACAATTTATGGCAATTAAATACTAATTATTATTACTGTCAAGATAAAAGCGCCATATCAGGTATAATAGCCATATCGATATTCTGGATTTGGTTTTTCGTGATTTTCGTTTTTAATCTGTTAACCTACTACGCGCTAAAACCTTGATATATGGTATAACCTTATTGTTTAAGCTTGAAGAATACCCCTCGTTCCATGTGAATACTTTCAATTGTGCCTGCTGTTATCATTGTGCCCAAATACTTGTTCAATTCATTGATATGCAGCCCTAGAATACTACAGAGGTCGGTATCTGTACAAGGTCTGCGCCTAATTGTTTCCAAGATTCTAGTTTCAATATCTCCGCTAAAACTCTGGATATGGGTTCTGGTTTGCGGATTAGCCACTATTTCAGTTTCAAGGGGTTTAAAAAAATCAGCAATTTCCATTAATCTTTGTTCGGGCATTTTTTTTACCCAATCTTCAGTTGAGGGGCGGTCTAAAGAATTAAGTTGTACAAGATCTGGAGCTATACTAAGTAAGGCACGTTTAATCTTTTTAAGTTCACTTTGCGTATCATTTACCGCCTCTATAAGAAACACTTCCACAAAAATCTTTCCACTAAACTCAGTCCTCAGGGATTGTAAGCCTTCAATAATCTTAGAATTATTCAAACTCTTATGAGGGCGGTTAATTTTCTTGAATACTGTATCGGATACTGCATCCAGATCTGGAAGAATTACATCGGCTCGTAATACTTCTGCTCTTAAAGAGGCATCACTAAAAAGAGTGCCATTCGTAAGTATTGCCACCTTGTAAGAAGGAAAGTTATCCTTGATATAGTTCAGAACTTTGCCAAGTCCAATATTTAAGGTAGGCTCACCTTGACCAGAGAATGTAATGAAATCTAATTTCGGCTTCTGAGAAAGATAATTACCTAATTCCCCAATAACTTCATCAACTGGAACGTATTCTTTACGCTCAACCGTCAAATTTGTGGTTCTGCCTACTTCACAGTAGATACAATCTAAACTGCATACTTTGTGTGGGACTAAATCCACCCCAAGAGATATACCCAATCTGCGAGAGGGAACAGGGCCAAAAAGATATTTCATTGCTATTATTCCTTATCTATAGTTAAGTAAGTGCCATCTGGAAGCATTTGATCGGAATGACTTTTCCCTTGAGCTTCAAGTTGGTATCTTTTACATTGTAGCCAATCACCAAAACAATAGCTATCTGTCCAGTAAAAACCGATCACTCTTTGTAGCGTATATGATTTCATCGGACACACATCAAACCACTTGCAGTGTTTTAGATGAAATGCTCTATGATATCTGTTAATAGTATTCAAAGTGTACTCCGGATGATGGATTAATGAAGTAGGATGACTAAGTGGCATTATAATATAGCGTTCCGTTAAAAATACTTTGCCTAATAAATCTGGATACTCGGCTCTTTGAAACTTAGCAAAACCTCGCGTTTCTAAAAGATACTTAGTAGAGTAATAACCAAGAGGACATATTATTTTGGGCTTAATCTGGCGGATTTCTTGTTCTAAATACGGTGCGCAAGCCATTATCTCTGCTTGTTTGGGACGCCTGTTTTTAGGCAATCTACATTTGAGTAAGTTAGTATAGTATATTCTGCTTGTATCTGCTTCAGCTTGTTCCAAAATATACCAAAATACTTTACCAGAGGGGCCTTTAAACATTTTTCCAGTTTTATCTTCCACCTCACCTGGTGCCTGAGCGATCATAAAATAATCTCCGTTTACAGATCCTTCGCCTAGTACAGTGTTGTTACGCGTATTAACCAAAGCACATTTATTACAGTTCTTAATATCCAATATCATTGTAAAGCTAAAAAATGGGGAGACTGTAAGATTGCAGCATCCCTTTAGATAAGCAATCAGATTGTCTAAGCTTCTTCTTTGCTCAATTGTTCATTTAGCCACTGAAGTTGCTTTTCCAATTCAGCTTTTTGTGCCTGCATATCGTCTTTGCTAAACCTATATATTGGTTCGGTATAACCATAAGAATATGGTGTTGCGGCATCCCATGAGCGATACCTAAAGCCATAACCTCCACCAAATCCTCGCCTTCTGCCGAGTCCATATCCTCGTCCTAAAGCGTAACCATCAAATCTTCCACATGGTCCAAGTCCTCTGCCAGGACGACCATCTCCAAAAGGTCCAGTGCCGTCATATCTTGGCATTTTTACCTCCTATTATTTATTCTGTTTGTTAAAAAGTATTTTAAGGCATCTGCCAATAGGGCTATACCATTATTGGCAAATCCTCGTGAATTCAAACTGCTGTTTCTTTGTGAATTCATAACAGTATTGCGGGACTTAGAGAAATTTCCCAAGCCACGCCCGGGTCTTCCATCTCCAAAGGGTCCACTTCCATCACGATTTGGCATCATAACCTCCAAGGCTATATAAATAACAGGTTAAAACTATAAATATCACCTCATATCTACCTTCTGGTAACGATCAACACGAAATGTAATATGAACATAAGTTCAATATGTGGCGCCCACTTATTCTGTCAATGTTTTTCCTCAACAATAATTCTAAGACTCGTTACCATATCTATATAATTACCTATCGTATAT
This genomic interval from Candidatus Cloacimonadota bacterium contains the following:
- a CDS encoding uracil-DNA glycosylase — translated: MILDIKNCNKCALVNTRNNTVLGEGSVNGDYFMIAQAPGEVEDKTGKMFKGPSGKVFWYILEQAEADTSRIYYTNLLKCRLPKNRRPKQAEIMACAPYLEQEIRQIKPKIICPLGYYSTKYLLETRGFAKFQRAEYPDLLGKVFLTERYIIMPLSHPTSLIHHPEYTLNTINRYHRAFHLKHCKWFDVCPMKSYTLQRVIGFYWTDSYCFGDWLQCKRYQLEAQGKSHSDQMLPDGTYLTIDKE
- a CDS encoding radical SAM protein; translated protein: MKYLFGPVPSRRLGISLGVDLVPHKVCSLDCIYCEVGRTTNLTVERKEYVPVDEVIGELGNYLSQKPKLDFITFSGQGEPTLNIGLGKVLNYIKDNFPSYKVAILTNGTLFSDASLRAEVLRADVILPDLDAVSDTVFKKINRPHKSLNNSKIIEGLQSLRTEFSGKIFVEVFLIEAVNDTQSELKKIKRALLSIAPDLVQLNSLDRPSTEDWVKKMPEQRLMEIADFFKPLETEIVANPQTRTHIQSFSGDIETRILETIRRRPCTDTDLCSILGLHINELNKYLGTMITAGTIESIHMERGVFFKLKQ
- a CDS encoding DUF5320 domain-containing protein, with amino-acid sequence MPRYDGTGPFGDGRPGRGLGPCGRFDGYALGRGYGLGRRRGFGGGYGFRYRSWDAATPYSYGYTEPIYRFSKDDMQAQKAELEKQLQWLNEQLSKEEA